The following are encoded together in the Vigna angularis cultivar LongXiaoDou No.4 chromosome 9, ASM1680809v1, whole genome shotgun sequence genome:
- the LOC108346587 gene encoding probable caffeine synthase MTL2 gives MATERVLHMNGGEGEISYTKNSLIQRKVASMVKPILEDTVKLLVSNISSERCWKVADLGCSSGPNSLFFVSNMLSVMDNVSMSLNQDTPRVLQIYMNDLFGNDFNCIFKLIPDFFQRIRGQKKDNHVRCFIHATPGSFYGRLFPDDYIHFFHSSYSLHWLSQAPTSTSIAEPLNKGNIYITNENSPSVYEAYMKQFEKDFKHFLKSRSEELRSGGIMLLTFIGREKSQHMTSPWSIIGMVLNDMVQEGLVERAKLDFFDLPIYGPTPEEVRQVIEEEGSFRLKTLKTVKIGWDGNLQEDVDDATVDSKTRALIVAKSIRAVFEPLLSANFGEVIMDELFSRFAMIVAKLIDTEFESLEYTNVIVSMTKDS, from the exons ATGGCAACAGAGAGAGTGCTTCACATGAATGGTGGTGAGGGAGAAATCAGCTATACCAAAAACTCCTTAATTCAG AGAAAAGTGGCAAGCATGGTGAAACCTATACTTGAAGATACTGTAAAACTGTTGGTGTCAAACATAAGTTCAGAACGGTGTTGGAAAGTAGCAGATTTGGGATGCTCTTCGGGGCCAAATTCACTCTTTTTTGTGTCAAACATGTTAAGCGTCATGGATAATGTTAGCATGAGCTTAAACCAGGATACGCCACGCGTATTGCAAATTTACATGAATGATCTATTTGGAAATGATTTCAACTGCATCTTCAAGTTGATCCCTGACTTCTTCCAAAGAATACGTGGACAAAAAAAGGATAACCATGTACGATGTTTTATTCATGCAACACCTGGAAGCTTCTATGGAAGGCTTTTTCCTGATGATTACATCCACTTCTTTCATTCTTCTTACAGTCTCCACTGGCTATCTCAG GCACCGACTTCGACCAGCATAGCCGAACCACTAAACAAGggaaatatttatataacaaatgAAAACAGTCCTTCAGTCTATGAAGCATACATGAAACAATTTGAAAAGGATttcaaacattttcttaaatCACGCTCGGAGGAACTAAGGTCGGGTGGTATCATGTTACTTACGTTCATTGGTAGAGAAAAATCTCAACACATGACTAGTCCATGGAGTATAATTGGTATGGTACTCAACGACATGGTCCAAGAG GGTTTGGTTGAAAGGGCAAAATTGGACTTTTTTGATCTTCCTATTTATGGTCCAACTCCTGAAGAAGTTAGACAAGTGATTGAAGAAGAAGGATCTTTTAGGCTTAAAACATTGAAGACTGTTAAAATAGGTTGGGATGGAAACCTTCAAGAGGATGTTGATGATGCTACAGTTGATAGCAAAACAAGAGCACTGATCGTAGCTAAGTCAATAAGAGCAGTTTTTGAACCTCTTTTATCGGCCAACTTTGGTGAAGTTATCATGGATGAATTGTTTTCCAGATTTGCAATGATAGTAGCCAAACTCATTGATACTGAGTTTGAATCTTTGGAGTATACCAATGTGATAGTGTCTATGACCAAAGATTCTTAG